A genomic segment from Thermostichus lividus PCC 6715 encodes:
- a CDS encoding DUF1257 domain-containing protein — translation MSHFSQIKTQIRSLPALQSALTDLGLPWQSGSQEVRGFRGQTETAQVVIPQENGYDIGFRWNGTEYELVADLEFWRQAWSVERFLNKVSQRYAYHAVLQSASEQGFQVQTEEQQADGSVKLVLQRWRS, via the coding sequence CCCAGATTCGTAGTTTGCCAGCGTTACAGTCTGCCTTGACCGACTTGGGGTTGCCATGGCAATCCGGATCTCAGGAAGTGCGCGGCTTTCGTGGCCAAACCGAGACGGCTCAAGTGGTGATACCCCAAGAGAATGGCTACGATATTGGCTTTCGCTGGAACGGTACAGAGTATGAGTTAGTGGCGGATTTAGAGTTTTGGCGGCAGGCATGGTCGGTGGAACGATTCCTAAATAAAGTCAGCCAACGCTACGCCTACCATGCAGTTTTGCAGTCCGCCAGCGAACAAGGGTTTCAGGTACAAACCGAAGAGCAGCAGGCCGATGGCAGCGTCAAGCTAGTCTTACAGCGCTGGCGTTCTTAA